The Deltaproteobacteria bacterium DNA segment CCCGGAGACCGCAGGCAAGATCGCCCTGGAGCTTCAGGAAAAGAACCTCTACATCTTTATGCACGATCAGACCGATGGGATATCTATGCCGGATCTGCTGGCGAAGCAGAAGGTCCAGATCGGCTGGTCCACCCGGCTTGTGCCCTTTGGGCCCACATATACCTCTGCGGTGTTCGCAATAGGCTTTGCATGTCGCGTTGCCCTGGCCTTTGGCGGCATAAAGCCAGGCGACTTCAGGGGCAACTTGATCTATAACAAGGACAGGACCTTTGCCTTTGTCGTCGCCTTTGGTCCGGTCTCCGACGAGTGGTATGCCAATGCAGCCGGGGCCATAAACTGGGGTTTTCCAACCATATCCGACTGGGATATACCGCAGGTGCTGCCGACAGGTATCTGTACTTACGAACACGTGGTCAGCCAGGTCCCTCACGATGAGATTGTACAGAGGGCTATAGAGGTGAGGGGGCTCAAGGTCACTGTATCCAAGATCGACATACCAACCTCTTACGGTCCTGCCTTCGAGGGAGAGCGTGTAAGGAAAGACGATCTCCATCTCGAGTGCGGCGGAGGCAGAAGTCTGGGGGTCGAACTCCTGGTCTCCAGAGATATGGATGAGGTGCAGGACGGACTGGTCACCGTGGAGGGGCCGGAGATAACCGAGGTGGAAGAGGGTGCCAAACTCCCGCTTGCCATACTGGCCGAGGTGGCAGGCCGGCAGATGCAGTCTGACTTCGAGCCCATCCTCGAGCGGCAGTTCCACCACCTGATCAATTATGCCCAGGGAATCATGCACATCGGGCAGCGGAATATAATGTGGCTCAGGGTCAGTAAGGCGGCCATAGAAAAGGGCTTCAAGTTCGAGCATATCGGCCGCATCCTGCACGGAAAGCTCCATCAGGATTTTGGTGCCATTGTGGATAAGATCCAGGTGAAGATATATACAGAGGAGTCCAGGGTCAAGGAGATCATCGAGATGGCAAAGGATATCTATCGTGCCAGGGATGACCGCCTTGGCTCCATGACGGACGAGAGTGAAGATATTTTCTACTCGTGCACTCTCTGCCAGTCTTTTGCCCCGAGCCATGTATGCGTGATCACTCCTGAGCGCGTGGGCATGTGTGGTGCGTATAACTGGCTGGATGGCAAGGCCTCCTATGAAATCAATCCTACAGGTCCGAACCAGCCCATAACCAAGGGAGAACTCATTGATGCCAACCTCGGTCAGTGGACGGGCATAAACGAGTTCGTTAAGAAGGCATCCAGGGGTAATGTTGAGCGGGTCAGTGCCTACAGCCTGATGATAGATCCAATGACCGCCTGCGGCTGCTTTGAGTGTGTCGCCACCATGCTACCTACTTGCAATGGCATAATGATTGTAAACAGGGACTACATGGGGATGACCCCGAGCGGGATGAAGTTCAGCACCACGGCCGGGATGGTTGGCGGAGGGCAGGTCACCCCCGGCTTTCTCGGTGTTTCAAAACACTACATCTGCAGCAGGAAGTTTGTAAAGGCCGAGGGCGGGCTCAAGCGTGTGGTATGGATGCCCAGGATACTCAAAGAAGAACTCAGGGACCGGCTCCAGGAGAGGGCTGAAGAAGAGGGTGTGCCCGATCTGGTTGAGATGATAGCAGACGATGAGGTAGCCATCACGGAAGACGAAGTTCTCCGTTACATTAAGGAGAAGGGACACCCGGCACTGGACATGGAGAGCATAGTTTAACAGGAAAGGAATAACTCGCATGGCATTCACCGGGATAGAGATATTGAAGATGCTTCCCAAGACGAACTGCGGGGAGTGTGGCGTACCAACCTGTCTGGCCTTTGCCATGAAGGTGGCAGCAGGTCAGGCGGATATAGGCGCATGCCCGTATATCTCTGATGAGGTAAAGGAAAAAGTGGGGGAGGCGTCTGCTCCGCCCATCCGGTCCATCACGCTCGGCAGCGGTGATAACACCTTTGAGATGGGAGGAGAGACCTGTCTGTACCGGCATGAAAGGAGATTTGAACACCCGACGGGCATCGCGGTCCTGGTCGGGACCGATATGGACGAGGATGATGTTTCAGGACGTCTAAAACGTTTCAATGAGCTGCGCTATGATCGTGTAGGATTGGTGCTCAAGGCGGACCTGATAGCTGTAAATGATGCTACAGGAGAAGAGAGGGCATTTATTTCTCTGGTGGAACGTATCCGGAACGAGTGCCCTGATGCCGCTCTTATCCTTATGAGCGATCAGGCCGGCTGCCTTACGGCAGGCGTCGGAGTCTGCGGAGACCACAAGCCCCTTCTTTA contains these protein-coding regions:
- the cdhC gene encoding CO dehydrogenase/CO-methylating acetyl-CoA synthase complex subunit beta; the protein is MSKIICSAAIRGAHKIVDMAEEKYEEALKKHGPEHEVAFPNTAYYLPIIYSILGAPVKQLGDMREIFQECRKLLPATVSEHLWLPYLAPALDAGMATFFAEEMYEAICYYIDEPDFYAKTEDPTGDRIWLGAADDVIFRKRGVEFVDGTAPGFAAILGAPAADPETAGKIALELQEKNLYIFMHDQTDGISMPDLLAKQKVQIGWSTRLVPFGPTYTSAVFAIGFACRVALAFGGIKPGDFRGNLIYNKDRTFAFVVAFGPVSDEWYANAAGAINWGFPTISDWDIPQVLPTGICTYEHVVSQVPHDEIVQRAIEVRGLKVTVSKIDIPTSYGPAFEGERVRKDDLHLECGGGRSLGVELLVSRDMDEVQDGLVTVEGPEITEVEEGAKLPLAILAEVAGRQMQSDFEPILERQFHHLINYAQGIMHIGQRNIMWLRVSKAAIEKGFKFEHIGRILHGKLHQDFGAIVDKIQVKIYTEESRVKEIIEMAKDIYRARDDRLGSMTDESEDIFYSCTLCQSFAPSHVCVITPERVGMCGAYNWLDGKASYEINPTGPNQPITKGELIDANLGQWTGINEFVKKASRGNVERVSAYSLMIDPMTACGCFECVATMLPTCNGIMIVNRDYMGMTPSGMKFSTTAGMVGGGQVTPGFLGVSKHYICSRKFVKAEGGLKRVVWMPRILKEELRDRLQERAEEEGVPDLVEMIADDEVAITEDEVLRYIKEKGHPALDMESIV